In Oryza brachyantha chromosome 2, ObraRS2, whole genome shotgun sequence, a single window of DNA contains:
- the LOC121053590 gene encoding uncharacterized protein LOC121053590 has product MDAFLAGIPQLRRPAALVAPCCALVLLATLLLLPRAPPAPGQLASAGAAAERAAVRLDATVERRSGNELLWQLPPTPPRAALFAAPGCTIRATDFFDASPGCPSCAGLPEERRFTSEALRRGYAVLAVSSRAECWSLDTGEGSELAAVESIIEWWVREKHPQLAGLPLVGIGASSGGYFLSALAARVRFSSVAIMIAEGVFGAMEDIPANYPPALFVHMPKDDERAREVASNMGKLKGNRVSAGEIQCGELAVSAQFLAARIPGLTRAVADGLVDVLHRKGFVDEKGFLKKDGRSTPWKKAAEEAKVLPEGFRLERHVTEELNVAYAYHEFTSLKNGEIFEWFESHMDHKS; this is encoded by the coding sequence ATGGACGCCTTCCTCGCCGGGATCCCGCAGTTGCGCAGGCCGGCGGCGTTGGTCGCGCCGTGCTGCGCGCTGGTGCTcctcgccaccctcctcctcctacccCGCGCTCCTCCTGCCCCTGGGCAGCTAgcctccgccggcgcggccgctgAACGAGCGGCCGTCCGGCTCGACGCGACGGTGGAGCGGAGGAGCGGCAACGAGTTGCTGTGGCAGCTCCCGCCCaccccgccgcgcgccgcgcttTTCGCGGCCCCCGGCTGCACCATCCGCGCCACCGACTTCTTCGACGCCTCCCCGGGCTGCCCGAGCTGCGCGGGGCTCCCCGAGGAGCGCCGCTTCACGAGCGAGGCGCTCCGCCGCGGCTacgccgtcctcgccgtgtCGAGCCGCGCGGAGTGCTGGTCCCTAGACACCGGAGAAGGAagcgagctcgccgccgtcgagtcCATCATCGAGTGGTGGGTCAGGGAGAAGCACCCCCAGctcgccggcctcccgctcgtcGGAATCGGCGCGTCGTCGGGAGGGTACTTCCTCTCCGCGTTGGCGGCGAGGGTCAGGTTCAGCAGCGTCGCCATCATGATCGCGGAGGGCGTGTTCGGCGCGATGGAGGACATCCCGGCCAACTACCCGCCGGCGCTGTTCGTCCACATGCCCAAGGACGACGAGAGGGCGCGGGAGGTGGCGTCGAACATGGGCAAGCTCAAGGGGAACCGCGTCAGCGCCGGAGAGATCCAATGCGGCGAGTTGGCCGTGAGCGCCCAGTTCTTGGCAGCGCGGATACCTGGTTTGACccgtgccgtcgccgacggGCTGGTCGACGTGCTTCACCGGAAGGGGTTCGTGGATGAGAAGGGGTTCCTGAAGAAGGACGGGAGGAGTACACCATGGaagaaggcggcggaggaggcgaaggTCTTGCCGGAGGGGTTCCGGCTGGAGAGGCATGTCACGGAGGAGCTGAATGTTGCATATGCCTACCATGAATTCACCAGCCTCAAGAATGGGGAAATCTTTGAGTGGTTTGAGTCCCATATGGATCATAAGAGCTGA